Proteins from one Oryza sativa Japonica Group chromosome 12, ASM3414082v1 genomic window:
- the LOC4352069 gene encoding histone H3.2-like, which yields MARTKQTAKKSTAGNVPRKLLVMKVARKSAPMMAGLKKPHRFNPWIVALREIRTYQKSTELLIRKLPFQRLVQEITQDIRSYVRFQSSAMAVLQEAAETYLVGLFEDTNLCVIHAKRVTIMPKDIQLARCIGGEKA from the coding sequence ATGGCCCGCACAAAGCAGACGGCAAAGAAGTCCACTGCCGGCAATGTGCCGAGGAAGCTGCTGGTGATGAAGGTGGCACGCAAGTCAGCACCGATGATGGCAGGGCTAAAGAAGCCGCACCGCTTCAATCCATGGATCGTCGCACTACGAGAGATCCGCACATACCAGAAGAGCACAGAGCTGCTAATCCGCAAGCTCCCCTTCCAACGGCTGGTGCAGGAGATCACGCAGGACATTAGGTCCTATGTCCGCTTCCAGAGCTCTGCCATGGCAGTGCTGCAGGAGGCTGCCGAGACCTACCTTGTGGGGCTCTTCGAGGACACCAACCTCTGTGTCATCCATGCCAAACGCGTCACCATCATGCCCAAGGACATCCAGCTCGCACGCTGCATCGGGGGCGAGAAGGCCTAG
- the LOC4352068 gene encoding uncharacterized protein yields the protein MGSPARAQPSSWRSAGRPPPQQQWSCATCTLDNPGHSRACDACGNSRPVEVDGDAVAKAQTPTLPTMSTPPARASTSSGCGAGRPPTERKWSCAACTLDNPGHSRACEACGNSRPMEVVAVDDDDEDALDLGALAGASFLPLQRRSMKRERAASPEVVGVCADEGDGAKGGEDKPAKKKACAEIILDKKTFKIMTYNVWFHEDLELCRRMDALGDLIKNHNPDLICFQEVTPNIYLLLQKSDWWQEYRCSLSNSMAMQRKYYCMQMSKLPVESFDCTPFSNSIMGRELCVAHVKTGGAVKLVLATSHLESPMPGPPTWDQMYSTERVAQANKSLKILGSFRNVIFCGDMNWDDKGDGPFPLPAGWTDAWIELKPGEDGWTYDTKANSMLSANRKLQKRLDRFVCKLADFKINNIQMIGKNAIPGLSYVKEKKVRKEVRKLELPVLPSDHFGLVLSITLES from the exons ATGGGTTCCCCGGCGAGGGCTCAGCCTTCCTCGTGGCGCAGCgcggggcggccgccgccgcagcagcagtgGTCCTGCGCCACCTGCACGCTCGACAACCCCGGCCACTCCCGCGCCTGCGACGCCTGCGGCAACTCGCGACCCgtggaggtcgacggcgacgccgtcgcCAAAGCCCAGACCCCAACTCTCCCGACCATGTCGACCCCTCCGGCGAGGGCCTCGACTTCTTCGGGTTGCGGGGCGGGCCGGCCGCCGACTGAGCGGAAGTGGTCCTGCGCCGCCTGCACGCTCGACAACCCCGGCCACTCCCGCGCCTGCGAGGCGTGCGGCAACTCTCGCCCCATGGAGGtagtcgccgtcgacgacgacgacgaggacgcccTGGACCTGggcgccctcgccggcgcctcGTTCCTCCCGCTCCAGCGGCGCTCCATGAAGAGGGAGCGCGCGGCGTCGCCGGAGGTCGTGGGAGTGTGCGCCGACGAGGGAGACGGCGCCAAGGGCGGGGAGGATAAGCCCGCCAAGAAGaaag CATGTGCTGAGATTATTTTGGATAAGAAGACCTTCAAAATCATGACATACAATGTCTGGTTTCATGAGGATTTGGAATTGTGTAGAAGGATGGATGCTCTTGGGGATCTTATTAAGAACCACAACCCTGACCTTATATGCTTCCAG GAGGTTACACCAAACATATATCTGCTTCTACAAAAATCTGACTGGTGGCAAGAATACCGATGCTCGCTGTCGAATAGCATGGCTATGCAGCGGAAATATTACTGCATGCAG ATGAGCAAATTGCCTGTTGAGTCTTTTGACTGCACTCCATTTTCCAACTCAATAATGGGAAGAGAACTGTGTGTAGCACATGTCAAAACTGGAGGTGCAGTTAAGCTAGTGCTGGCCACTAGCCACCTTGAGAGTCCAATGCCTGGGCCTCCTACTTGGGATCAGATGTACAGCACGGAACGAGTTGCTCAGGCAAACAAATCTCTCAAAATTTTGGGATCCTTCCGCAATGTAATATTTTGTGGCGATATGAACTGGGATGACAAAGGAGATGGGCCCTTCCCCCTACCAGCTGGCTGGACCGATGCTTGGATTGAGTTGAAGCCGGGTGAAGATGGCTGGACTTATGACACAAAAGCTAACAGTATGCTATCAGCCAACCGTAAGTTACAGAAGAGATTGGACCGATTCGTGTGCAAGCTGGCAGATTTCAAGATTAACAACATCCAGATGATCGGGAAGAATGCGATACCTGGTCTCTCATATGTCAAGGAGAAGAAGGTCCGCAAGGAAGTTCGCAAACTGGAACTTCCTGTCTTACCCAGTGACCACTTTGGACTTGTTTTGAGCATTACTCTTGAAAGCTGA
- the LOC107275475 gene encoding formin-like protein 20, whose amino-acid sequence MATNLHLLLELGFRFNPSPEEVVTYYLPRLIAGHPPKDTESCIHRANVYGAEPRELAAQFAPVARSSNGDRFFLTECKRIKGKVSRVAGGGSWVSQTSKDIKNREGIKVGEAKNFRFKKDGTNTDWLMEEYHLCLRQASDLEPVLCRVYVSPRAAKDSAAHQESAALTPQEPAPPLAHAPAPAPIQEPAALPRQELAPAPPRLEAVITQQQATMKMGGSVPASKATRQSCVTASAPPPRRVAPQPAPPSLRTAPAAVAPPRQVPVITQQQAPPLKRPAPPVPSPPCAKKIRGPVSASPAARQSCVAASAPPPWCVPPPPRPAPPSRRVMAPLPPYPMDPFETPPSPHAPRHDPFEPPPSPDPPIQSYAIDPPIQSYAMDPFEQPPSPYAPHGVDDMDEFTRSLEAQLEEADGDEIAAATVAPPMAQNVAPDDDMDEFTRSLEAQLEEADGDDKIDDDEIDEEIFQIPLKD is encoded by the coding sequence ATGGCGACCAACCTCCACCTTCTCCTCGAGCTAGGATTCCGCTTCAACCCCTCACCGGAGGAGGTCGTCACCTACTACCTCCCACGCCTCATTGCCGGCCACCCGCCCAAGGACACCGAGTCCTGCATCCACCGAGCCAATGTCTACGGCGCCGAGCCCAGGGAGCTCGCAGCCCAGTTCGCGCCCGTGGCGAGGAGCTCCAATGGCGACCGGTTCTTCTTAACCGAGTGCAAGCGGATCAAGGGGAAGGTCTCTCGCGTCGCAGGCGGTGGCAGCTGGGTCTCTCAGACCAGCAAGGATATCAAGAACAGGGAGGGGATCAAGGTCGGGGAAGCCAAGAATTTCCGCTTCAAGAAAGATGGCACGAACACGGATTGGTTGATGGAGGAGTACCACCTCTGCCTCCGACAAGCCAGCGATCTCGAGCCCGTCCTCTGCCGGGTGTACGTCTCTCCCAGGGCGGCCAAAGATTCGGCGGCGCACCAAGAATCCGCCGCTCTCACGCCCCAAGAACCTGCGCCGCCGCTGGCTCATGCTCCCGCACCGGCTCCGATTCAAGAACCAGCCGCTCTGCCTCGTCAAGAACTCGCGCCTGCGCCACCACGTCTCGAGGCCGTGATCACGCAGCAGCAAGCGACCATGAAGATGGGAGGTTCTGTCCCGGCAAGCAAGGCGACGCGCCAGAGTTGCGTGACGGCGtccgcgccaccaccgcgacgTGTGGCTCCGCAACCGGCACCTCCGTCACTGCGTACTGCACCGGCGGCTGTTGCGCCGCCACGGCAAGTGCCCGTGATCACGCAGCAGCAGGCGCCTCCCCTGAAGAGGCCCGCCCCGCCggtcccctcgccgccgtgcgccaaGAAGATCAGAGGACCTGTCTCGGCAAGCCCGGCGGCGCGCCAGAGCTGCGTGGCGgcatccgcgccgccgccatggtgtgtgcctccgcctccgcgaccggCACCACCGTCAAGGCGCGTCATGGCGCCACTGCCGCCTTATCCGATGGATCCGTTCGAGACACCACCGTCGCCTCATGCACCCAGGCATGATCCGTTCGAGCCACCACCGTCGCCTGATCCACCCATCCAGAGCTATGCGATCGATCCACCCATCCAGAGCTATGCGATGGATCCATTCGAGCAACCGCCGTCGCCATACGCACCACATGGCGTTGATGACATGGACGAGTTTACGAGATCGCTGGAAGCTCAGCTAGAAGAAGCCGATGGTGATGAAATTGCTGCAGCGACTGTTGCTCCTCCCATGGCACAAAACGTTGCGCCCGATGACGACATGGACGAGTTTACGAGATCGCTGGAAGCTCAGCTGGAAGAAGCAGATGGTGATGAcaagattgatgatgatgagattgACGAGGAAATTTTCCAAATTCCGCTGAAGGACTAA